A window of Acropora muricata isolate sample 2 chromosome 6, ASM3666990v1, whole genome shotgun sequence genomic DNA:
TCAATTAAGGGAGAAGTGTGGACTTTAAGCAAACAAATAATTGGCTGAAAGGAACTGGATTGAAAGCTGAAACTGAAGGCTTAATAATAGTGGATCAAGACCAAAGTTTAGCAACCAGATTATACCACCATAAAATCATCAAAGACGGAACTAGACTGCTCTGCTGATCATGAAATCGGTATGATGAAAGCATTGACCACATTTTATCTGGATGTAAAAAAGCCCATGCCAATgagcttttttacactgatgaagggctctgcccgaaacgtctgtacattttttaatgttcaattaCACTTTAAAGGGTTTTCaattacctttttcctgtttttataGTGTCAtgcattgttttccaattttatCTCGATGCCCGGAGTTAGCCAAAACTGAGGCCCCATTTATATCGAGAAACGTTGTCCCGGGTTGAAGGGTCACCtgcctacccgagctacccaacttttcatacatttccttacaaaacttggggaaccgtttacatgagaaacaaaacgttggctcggctagaagggttACGCGCCTAGGCGGGTCAACTCGGTCAAGGAGAGAtgatcagagcatgcgcgagctctattgttattggaaagttagctcttggctcgggcagaggggtcaacttttttctcatataaacgcttggTAAAGTTGACTcagctaggagggtgaccctcttgcccgggacaacttttcttcATATAAACAGGGCCTGAATACATCAAAAGGCATAACAACGCTGCAGCTTACATGCACTGGAAGATCTTAAAGCATTACAACAACATCAAAGCAAATCCTAAGTGGTACGAGCACCAACTAGAAAGTgttacagaaaatgaaaaagttacCATTCTACAAGATATGGAAGTGCACACcgacaaaacaataaaatctaATAACCCTGACATCATTATTAAAgataagcaagaaaagacctgCATGCTGATAGATATGGCAATCCCCTCTGACCAAAATGCATCAGTAAATGTAGCAGAGACACTGAACTGTCCAAATGTAAAAATGTCGAAATTGAGATTACAAAAATGTGGggattgaaaacaataacagtGCCTGTTGTCACTTGGAGTAGTCAAGAAAGGCATCAAACAACAAATTGACGAGATACCAGGAAAAATTAATATCGCAGAACTTCAAAAGATTGCCATGAAGTCCTACCCATTGGAGCCCCAGAACCTGGATTGGATCCGGCACTAATGGTGAACAGGACAGAAGAATCAAGAAGAattagagataataataataattataactatAATGATAATCATGATGTATAACTGGTGTCATACGTTTGACTGGTTTTAGGAACATTCACTAACCTATGAGGTTTTGAGGAAAGTGTCTCCTCTTGAAGCTGACCTTCTGCGAGATCCAGTTGTTCAAGCTAGAGTCAGATTCAGGTAATAAATAGAAGAGTGTTAACCACAAAGAGTGGAAACACCAACGACTATCCTAAGGCATCATTTTGTTACTTGTTTTGTACAGATTTGGAGGAACAGAATTCCCTCCCATAATAATGTTTAAGATTTTTGTTCAAAGTGGGGGCCAAGGAGTCAAGTATTACTGTGGTAAAAAGGTCATCAAACCCTCCTCAAAGGTAAATCACAAGAGCTATTCTGAACATTTTATTCTCGTCATTAATTTAAAAGACAGAACTTGAGAACatcttcattttttcttgttttattgaTGTAGATAACTTTGTTGTTCTTAGGCAGCATGTGATTCACTTACACTTATGGGGAACAGGAAGTTTTATGATCAGCTAATTGCTGACTTGTGCCAGcatgaaaaagacaaaataacagACGAAACTGATGTAACAACACTGAAGGATTACATGCAGGTAAGCATTTTAGCACGACGCTCATGTCTGGTTTTGACAGAACGGCCACTGAAAAAGGGTGAAGTGTTGCATGGTTCTTTGTCTTTGCAGTATCTAAGTCATTTAGACGAGTGTCCTGCAGACATTGGTGGAAAATCAAACACATGGAGAAGGCTGACCCTAGATGGTATGATCTCTTCTTATTTTGAGTGAtggtaatttttatttttgtgactAATCTGCATTGTTGTGTTGATTTAAATGCAGCCATTCCTCGGCAAAACATCGTGCGCGACATCTTTGGGTATGTCAAATTTGGCCACTTGACACCTTTCCTATTGATGGAATGTCCTGATTTGCTATCCATTAAACCAATGCAGCAGATTCAAGTACCAAACATCAGAGCAGTATCAATTTTCAGGTGCAAAGAACATCATCTTCATTTCATTGCAGGAAGGGTGGGTGAGGCAGGATCAGCAGTGATTTGAAGTCaggaatgtttttttcttgttttcaggaAAAACACACTTGCAGAATACAGCAACACATCTCCAAGTAGGAGATCACGCCAAGCTATGACCAGGGTTGCAAAAATGAGGAAATCATATGGCGTGGATCCCCCTAAACTTGTAAGTGAGCTTGAGTGCTTGGCTTACGTAATAATCAGTTATTTGAAACTGCTCAACATTTTTAATTCAAGTTTTACGTTATGAGTCTTGTTATTAAATGATATGTTGGATGCATTCACTCTTTTGTAAACTGAATCACAGGAAGGAAAAACACCAGCAACAGCAGTCATTAATAATGGTCTTTTTGATGATGAGGAGGACTGGGAAGATCAGGCTGATAAACTCTATCAATGGACACAAACATTATCATTGGATGAATTAGGTGTGACATCATCATGAAAATACAGATGAACATGGAAATCCTCTTAATAGAAATAGGGATAAGGACTCTTTGAAAACACTCATTACTCTTAAtgtatttttcattgtttactttgattgtttttcattgcaatGAGgatgaggaaaagaaaaataaacaaccaCATCTACTAGTATGATTGAAGTTGTGGTTGGTTTGTTATCCATTGTAGGGTTTGGCTCCTGGTCTGGCTGCTTCTTTCTGTAACTCCATATCTATCTTTGCATTGATCTTCTCCCAGTCGACTTCAACCTGTTGGACAATATTTACATAATACCAAACTGTGTGCTGTTTCCTTCGTATACACCAAATTAACCAAAAATTTGCTCAAGATGCCACCTTACCCCTTGTGTATACTGAAGAAATCGTTTACTTTTTTCTATTCTGCCAAAGTTGTCGAGGTATTTCTGTCTGTAGGCAAGAACTGTGTCCACGTGGGTCTTATGTTTGACGGCAAGTTCCAGAGCTCTGTAAGCCAAAGTTGTGGTAAAAAGTTTATCTCTTCACAAGTgacaaaacaatattatttgATATTCTTGATTTACCTGTCCCAGTTAAAAAGGTCAATGTTCATCTGTATTGCCCGATAAATAAGTCCAGCTTGGAGGAGAATAGTGTCTGCCTCTTGTGGTTGCCTGCAGAAAAGAGCCATGGCAGCGTTTCTTCCTTCTTGGCTTGGTATCTCCTTGATGTGGTTTATATACTGCACTTTGTCTGCCTATGAATCAAAACAAGACAGATCAAATAAGGATTGAAGTCAATCCAGTCCCTCCTCTGTCACACCATTGGCttgcataaataatttatgattaATCGATTAATTGTTAATCAATTGACATACCTCATCAATGGCAGCATAAGCTGTCTCCGCTGTGTTGAGGTCCTTAGCATGCGCAGCCATGGTTGCCAAACAGGCCCACAACACAGTGTCCTTCAGagaacaaaatgaaataattattatccatcTGCTTACATTGCAGTACGGTATTGCTAATATTAACGACTAACCTTGACAAATCTACAGAGACGAATGGCATCATCCCATTTAGATTCACTTGCATACTTGTGAAGCATTGAAGGATATGGAGAGATTCTGGTGAATGGAAGGaatatgacaataataatatagtGATTAGATACGGGTAGTCCTTACTAATACTTACATTGTGCTGCATGGTGAGCCATCTGCTCGTCTCATTGTACAGTGGTTTTCAAGAAAGCTGACAATGTGAGGGTTCTTTCCAAAGTCACTGAAAAAGGCAAGAGAATATAACTCGAAAATAATTATAGTGCTGAAACAAAAACCTACTATATGAAACTCTGATCCATGTTATTACCTTGAATCTTTTTCCAAAAGTGTCTTTGATAAGATACTCTGATCAACATACACAGCACTTGGATAGTACCATACAATGAAGCGACCGTCCTGGAAAGCTGCCAGCATGTTTGTTTTGTCATTCCATGCAATTGTAGTTATCATGGTTCCTATAAAACAAACCACACTAGCAACTTATTGAGTGCTCAGTTGGGAAATCAATAATGAACCTTTGTTTATCTTCTTACCAAGTTTGACAAGCTTTTCTGCTGGACCAATGTGCTTGATAGGAGTAATGTAAAGATCTCTGTTTTTATCAATGATGGCCAATTGCCTGTCACAAGTGGAACCACACTGACTCAAGGCAATCTCCATAACTTCAAGCTACCACACCAAAAagataatataatattatattcaAATGCAAGCAAATGGATCAATTGAACAATTTCCACTTGAGTTTACCATGTGCTGCAGAGGTTGTCCACTTCCTACAAGTTTCCCTGTCTGAGTTTCAAACAAGTGGATTGCTGAAAAGGAATCAGGGTTACATGTAAAGTATACAATAATCTCAAGTTTAGGGTCGTAAGGGTGTAATGAATGAATCGACATACCTTTCTCATCTTTTCTGTCTTTAATTGCCAGTGTATCATTGCTGATTGCGCAGGTTTGTTCATTGAGAACATCAGATcttaaattttgatattttggaACACATGTTAACCGGCCCTGATAAAGAAATCAAACCTTATTTTGAAGATCACAACAGTTCAGTATATGGATGTcctcaaataaattattcacctCATAGGAATAAACTTGAAGACCTGCATCATCAACCAAAAGGAACTGCCTATAAAAGAACGATGTGATGTTCAAGACACAACAAGGGAATTGTTGAACAAAACTGGATCTTTTAAACTTACTTTTCTGTTTGAACAATGAGTGTTATATTTCCATTCTTGAGGTCAAATATCATGGGTGTATTCCAATTCCGAACACTGCAAAATTAGTAATATGTGAACGCATGAGCCACAAAATTGAATTTGGCCTGTTCCTTTGTTATCTTAGAAACACATTACCTGTATATATAGCACTGTGACGTTGTTGCTACTACAAGATGATTGAAAGCCAATGAGGTCTTGATAATACGATCTCTAAAGTCTGAAAGAACATTATGGTGAGTACTTTGTGCTAGATTTTAAAGCAGaatggaaaaatgagaggacagggttttctttttgttgttacCCAAGGATTCTTTGATATTGTTGGTCACGTCTCTCACAAGAATGCTCTTCTTATCTGTCACGGTGACTTCAAAGTTTTTCCATTCAAGACGCCTTTCTATCACATGAGCAAAAAACACCTGTCCATTCCCACAAGCTCCTGCAAGCTGAGTCCCATCACTGGACCAGGCAATGTTGAATATGGAGCCAGTACTGGGTTTCTCCAAGCTGTAGGACCACTGtatgttgttaaaaaataaagaaaaaaaacaataaaaagaaacaatgaaaatgcTTGGCATCATCATTCTTTTTACTATCACACACTCACCCCAGTTTTGTCACAGAGCCTCAATGTATTGAATGAACCAACAGCAAAGAGTTGACCTATGATAGCAATAGTAGGTAACATGCTGACCAACCAGGTATCTAAATGATTAAATATACACAACTGAAATATTAAACATACCATTGGGTGCCCATGAGATGCTTGTTATTGGATACTCGTGTAGCATGCTGGAATACAGTAGTCGGCCATAACTGTCCCAcaccttgttgttgttgaataaACCAATAAtgactgtaataattatttggaaCAGTTcgaagaaagtgaaaaaagaatACCATGGCTGATACCTTATATTTGCAATCCTCTCCACCTGAGATGATTATATTGTTTATTGAATTCCAGTCAACTTTTAGAACAACTCCATCGTGAGCTTTCCACTgtagaaataaaattattacactTCTTGTTAACCAAAAGTGACAGAGACCATTCTACAAATTTAAATGAATCCCTTCCCATGCTTCCAGATATTTGATTTGTAATGGGGCTTTATTCAGAGGGGTACTGCCTATTGACTGAGCAATATGAAATCAGTGAGTGGACATTAAATGTAGTGATTGACTGCACTGTACCTGAATTGGTTTTGCAGCTGCTTGTAAAGGTTTGATAACAAGTTGCTTTCCACTTGTGTGGAGAATGTGATCTGAATCAGGACTCCATGCCACAGAGTATACTGGGGTACCTGCGTGATTACAAAGATAACATTATTGATATCACTGCAGCCTGGCAATTGGCTCCCAATTGTTCATGTGAAGTATGCTCACCTGCTTGAACTAATGTGGACCTTAACATTCCACTTCTTGACCAAATTTTCACTTGACCATCTTCtccaactggaaaaaaaattaaaaatggatcAAAAGTAAATAATTTCTACTGTTAAACTGCATAGACATGTACCTGTAACCATTGCTGAGCCATCAAAGCTCCATCTGCCAGAAAGTACGGCACCTCTATGAGCTTCCACAGACTTCTCAATACGGCCATTACGGGAAATAAGGTGGAATTTACCTATAAAAGGTAAGAATTAGGATGTTTTATTTAACATTAAAAAACTGTGATCTTCatcaatacaataataattattattatcattatgagACTTGTATGGAGTGCTGCACAGTAATCCTACCATCTGTAGATGTAAGAACAAACAGGTCAGACTGGCTTTGCTTCTTTCCCCCACCACCTCGTGGAAACCAGTTTATGTCAGTTGGAAAATTTTCGGCAGGCAATTGAGCGACCTTTGAACCAAAGAAAAGAAGTTTAAGATATCGTCCCATCTGTGCTATTATTTGAAGAAATAGTACCTGTGTTGTCTCATCTGATAACAAGttccattttaaaatgctgtGATCATCCCTGAgagataagaaaagaaaaacatcataaCCATTCAATTGCAATTGGGGGGTAAATATGATTTTTGAAGGTTTACCTACCCACTGGAGTACAGTTCATCTGCTGTTGTCCAACCTACACAACTCACCAAGTCTTTATCTGCAATCAAACCAGTAAAGGTTTTACAACACAACAGTGTCAATACTGGGTCCATGGTTTATGAAAACAGTAAATTGGAAGGAGGTGGTAGGCATGCCTTTCTGTGAATGTTCATAAGAAACCTGGAAATCATTAAGCGTTAAAGAACAAGTGATTTAGCTTGGACGTGATCTCCAATGCAAAACACATGAATTGCAGTATCAGCTACGGATTCAGCCATTGTGCCAGTATTTATGCTCCCCGTTAAACAAAACTTACACCgaaaagaaaatatacattGGCTAAATTGCTGAAGTTCAAAGGGAAAGGAATAACTTTTAAGCATACGTTTAGATTCTTTCAATACGTGTGTTTTGAACCGCatcgttgttgttgtcgtccTTGACAACAAATGAAATCAACAAAATGGAAACTGCTTGTGATGAAGGTTCACCGATGAGACAGCTCTGATCTTCCAGACAACACAATACTAGGAAAGGTATCGATTCATCAATAAAATACGGCTTTCCCTATCAAAACAACGTAGACGACATCTAGGAGACAGCAACTtattcccacgtagactctgtACTCTGTGCCCAActtccgcagtatgattttatcatgtcagcggtcaccctaccttattaatattcaatttcGTCGGCGATTCGTCGGACGATTCGTCGGAATTCTTGCTTTGTCAGTTGTCAGAGATGGTTAGCGCTGTTTTGTAAGGTTGTCTTGTAAAGCAGTACTGTTTCGCAAATTTTAGCGTTACATATGCAAATTACTGCAATCATTGATATGAAAATGTTCCAAAAGATCGTCTTATTACGATAGTTTCCCGTCTGTATAAAGAAATGATTAAACCTTTCAGGTatcggcgggtctaaaacacaggtcacaggtcaggtcaggtcaggtcaataggaagaatgactattttcaattcgaagctaacgcgatacgagaaagaatctgtaataatgcgcggcattgtttactttaaccccttaactgccgaatgagcgctcacgGCACTTATCgactttactctgtctaacgctagacgatttttactcgtcaaaggagAACCCctcggacgggaaagggttaaccattTGCTCAcaagataaatcacgtgatgacaggacttatgggtactgctattatttatttgatttattaaatttatatttctcgttattctctttaatcaccctcagcataatacaagtcgtttgggAAGGGGAGTATTTGCATATGATACAGTCCCAAATGTGCGCCAGAGGCGCAAGCCTCAAGGGGGATGCCAGGGCATGCTCGAACCAAAAGCGAACCTAAAAAAGTGGAAATTACTTAAAAATGGATTTTTTTAGCGCAGAGACTACTTTATGTATATGTTTTACAGTTTTATAGACAGTTTTATGCCACTATTTAAAAAGaccaaaaatagaaataaagcTGAAAATCCGTATTGTTCACTGGGTGTGCAGCAGCAAACCATGTTGATCAGCAGTCGTGTGCCAAGCTCAAGCCTACCAAATCGTTGGTCACCAAAAAAAAGGGGACGACTGCAGTCTGTGGGGAGTTCGAGCACACCCATCGCTCCCCCCTTCCTACGGGCATGgattgaagaagaaaaattgCTTGGCAAGTTTAGAGACAGCATTACGTAAGTTTTACTTGGAATGAGTGTTTAATTGAAGACATTGCACATTACCAGGGAAATCAAGACGAAACATAACCTAGTCGACCTGATTTTACCAGGTGATaaggacaaaaataaaaacaataagtAAACACTGGTCATGGTTAAAGGTTTGTCGGAAAAGAAGCGCTTGTTCGCTTGATCTTGATTCGTTTATTTTCGATATATTTTAGTGACCTTCAGTAGTTGATAAAGTAATGAATTGGTTCGCtagttttcaaggaaatttgTTACAGATCAGGAAACGTTACGTTGCCCGCAACTAACTTAACCGACTAATGTAAAGATTATCTATGAAATTGACCAATGTGCCCACGAAACAGGAATTAAGTTAGTGACCTCGAAGTTGGTAGAACGCGATGTACCAAAACCAAGTCATGATGTAACTTTCTAACCTGTTAACTTAGTCAGAATTGTCACATCACAGAATGTGTATACAGTCCGAGATTGTCGAACCAGCAACGTACAGAATTTCTCTCTATCTCAAGCGAGAAGTTCTGAGACAAGGTTTGCCGCTGTGGCCAGGTTTGGTAATGGGTCGTAATGCATGGCTTCATTTTCTTTCATAGTCTTCATGGTCTCTGTGCTCTTGCGACGTGTTGTGTATTAATTCATTTTAACAATTAAAGTATTAGTGCCCGTTTTTAATACGTATTGGACGACGAAAGACGCGTGTCGTATCGTCAGGTAACGTAAAAATGGAGCCTTTTGGACGTAGAAGAGGTTGAAGGGGAAGAAGCTGATAGGTGACTCACAGCTGTTCCAAGGAGAAACTGGAAGTTCCCCGACGTTTGTCCGTTGGTGCACGATGTATGCCTCGTCTAATCTTTGTCTGATATCCAGCATCCATAATAAAATGTTAACTAGAGACTCGTGTCTGAGCAGAAAGGCGAAGAATGCGCAAGAAAGGTCACGCAAGTAAAGGCAATTCCTAAAATTCTGACCAACAACAAGCTGCTACATCTCAGaggtctccttttttttttttaacttgatcaCATCGCTGACCGCCGAGccgtttttcctcttttttaaTAATGAAAGCGAATCCTGCCGTTGTCAATTCCTAGTTTAGACTTGACAACATGCGATCTCCTAGAATGCGACCTGATTTTCGTCTGTACTCTATCCCGGTTGGGGATTTTCAGTATAAACGATTAATCAATGGAGGAAATTGCGACAATTTTGGACATTTCAAATGGAAAATGGAGACCACTTTAAGACTGTAGACTGGCCAATTTAAGACTGTACGTTCAGCTACTCTTTTGAGAGTTGCATGCAGGGGAACCATGATGCATTGTTCTGAATATAATCTGATGACGAAGTAGCACATTTAGCAGCAGTTATCGTCCCGCCATGTTAGATGGATGTCGGGAGGGCAGTCTTCTGTTTCTCACACACCCATTTGGTCGCAATTTATTCCCAATCTTCCTCAGCTTcaaaaattcaagatggcgtctaaacATCCGGTGAAGGACATACTGTGTGGCTACTGAGAGGTTCCGGAGCCATTTTCACGCATCACGTGTTTACGTAACAAATGGATTTAAGACTATTCATATTCATGCGGTTTTCTTTGCTGATGCTGAAATGGTGTGTCAATGAATTGATATGGTGTTTACATGCCTCCGGATTCCGTTTGCCGATGATAGAGTACAACGCAAGGGCGATGAACTTATATTTCGATCAAATCGAAGTTTTGAGACCGTGTAGCTTGTTTTCACTTTGAAGCTGTAGCGGTCCATGATTTTCCTTAGATGTTTAAAAGATTTCATATAAATTTCGGTTCAAGCGCCAGTGCAATAAAAACTATTTGTAAACGGGAGGGTCCGGCAACTCATGAAGTTCCACTTCAATCGTTTCCTCCGTGTCCTCTGTTTGTTGGTGGTCCTCCTCCTCAGACTCGGAGTCGTATTCTGACTGTTGTTCGCACAAGACTATCAGTTCAATTTCACTAGCACAGTTTGCAAGGACTATAGGGACATTGTGGGGATCCGCTCGCCTACAAGTGACTCTCAAGTTTCCGGTGCATATTTAACGGAAAAGTTCCTGGTGCATGTTTTCCATGCTCCTGTGCCCATGCTTGCATGGTACGttggcaggagcctatgagcaggagcatgcaactccactatattcctgtcacgtcGTTTTcgtagaccgatttatttttagacagaatctcctcggaattagactcccatgAGAGtgccggaactgcctttcttttacaaaagaaaagttgtactaaaaatagatcagtctctaaaaatgccgtgacacaggcttagtatgggagttgcatgctcctagtcatCAGCTCCTGACGATTTTATTCTCTGGAACTGGATAGTATGACTCAGAGTGTATGTAATAGTAATCTGCCCAAATTGTTGTGCGTTTGAGACATCCGTGCACCGTACTTCCAAAGTCTCTTGTATATTCTGAAACTAAAACTGCGCAGGTTTGGATGTTTTAAGTGGCACACCTCGGGTTTGATCTTGAAGTCGGGATTTACTGCAATAAAATTAACTTCTAGTTTTTCTAAACCTTTCTCCACCAACTCAAGTGATGGTGACTTGGTTTGAGTTGATGGTGGTCTTAACATCATTAACAGTGGATTTGAAGTAGGTTGAAACAAATGCTCGGTAAAACTTCCCAAGATTTTCCAAGAACTCTACGCTGTCTCTAGTAGTCGTCACTAATTTGACAGTGCCAATTTTACCATCGGTAACGAATAAACTGTTTCCATTCGTTGTCCAAAGGCAGTATGGCTTCCAGATCCATTTCTGTTACTTTCATCGCCTGTGCCTGCTATTACTACAACAGAGCCACCTCTGTGGAGTTGTTTAACCCTCCTGCTCTCAACGTCAGTGAAGGAAATGCTTCCATCTGCTATTGTAGCCACCGTGTGTTTTCTTCTGCATACTTGGCTACCATTGCTAAGTACAACACCATTCAGGACTCCATGTGTCATATTAGACTTTGAGAGGCCCTTGCAGTGTGCAATGAAGAGAAAATTGCCAGATACACACATACTGTTGACTGACCATGACAATTACAAGGATTAAACAGTGACACCCATCTCGGTATCTTTTTCAATGCTGCAGCTATAGACCATTTTGATTTCCTTCTCTTCAGGTAAAATTGAGCAACATGTCGAGCTTGCAACAGGGAGGAAGTAAAATAATTTCAGATTTGTTGTTCCATTCCTCAGATTCCGAAAAAGCGGTGTATTGCGTCAAGGCCAGTTGGACTAGTTTGGATCGCAGACTGAGTGGCTCGTGTGCTCACGGCGCACCATGAAAGGCACGCTGGATCCACACAATGCTTCATGTCGGGCACTCTGAAGTCGCTGTATTTTTAGATGGTGTTTACGTGACTTCATTTGAAGGGCACATCATTTGCAAGGGGTCTGCTGGTGTGCTACTGGTCAATGATGAAGGAAGTGAAGCACGTGTTAAGGATTTTACTGTCACGAAGAAACCTTCCATGTCTTTTTATACGACGAGCTGTGCTTCGCTTCAGTCGGTATCAGACGGAATACTCTTCTCTTATCAGCCAAAATGATGTGTGGTCTCGTGGATTTTGCCACGTCCTtctcaaggacttgaacagcaagATGGACTGGAGCTGGGATAGAATTGCCTTTGTGGGAATCGTTTTCAACGCACGTGACATTAACAATGCTGGCTTCATTTACTTCCGGTGATTAAGAAAATTCTCTTCTTTTAACGGTTGTGACTAACCAGTCAGAATCGAATGGTAATCCATTGTTTGAAAATGCAGAAATCGATTTAACGATTCCAATTCTTTTCTAGGCCAATTGTGTCGTAATAGGTAGCCTAAAAGACAGCAGAATCAAAATTTATCCCAAGTTTAAACTCTTGTCATGTGGATATGGACGGTTCAAAAGTGGAAATTGGTGCAAAATTCATGTCAAGGTGACCGAAAGTGAAATCAAAGTTCTTGAGTTTGAACCTTGTGGCTGCGGAGGACTAATGCTGGGAAGCTAAGTTTTAAGGATTAC
This region includes:
- the LOC136920718 gene encoding intraflagellar transport protein 80 homolog isoform X2 gives rise to the protein MRFKTHVLKESKHKDLVSCVGWTTADELYSSGDDHSILKWNLLSDETTQVAQLPAENFPTDINWFPRGGGGKKQSQSDLFVLTSTDGKFHLISRNGRIEKSVEAHRGAVLSGRWSFDGSAMVTDGQVKIWSRSGMLRSTLVQAGTPVYSVAWSPDSDHILHTSGKQLVIKPLQAAAKPIQWKAHDGVVLKVDWNSINNIIISGGEDCKYKVWDSYGRLLYSSMLHEYPITSISWAPNGQLFAVGSFNTLRLCDKTGWSYSLEKPSTGSIFNIAWSSDGTQLAGACGNGQVFFAHVIERRLEWKNFEVTVTDKKSILVRDVTNNIKESLDFRDRIIKTSLAFNHLVVATTSQCYIYSVRNWNTPMIFDLKNGNITLIVQTEKQFLLVDDAGLQVYSYEGRLTCVPKYQNLRSDVLNEQTCAISNDTLAIKDRKDEKGMSIHSLHPYDPKLEIIVYFTCNPDSFSAIHLFETQTGKLVGSGQPLQHMLEVMEIALSQCGSTCDRQLAIIDKNRDLYITPIKHIGPAEKLVKLGTMITTIAWNDKTNMLAAFQDGRFIVWYYPSAVYVDQSILSKTLLEKDSSDFGKNPHIVSFLENHCTMRRADGSPCSTIISPYPSMLHKYASESKWDDAIRLCRFVKDTVLWACLATMAAHAKDLNTAETAYAAIDEADKVQYINHIKEIPSQEGRNAAMALFCRQPQEADTILLQAGLIYRAIQMNIDLFNWDRALELAVKHKTHVDTVLAYRQKYLDNFGRIEKSKRFLQYTQGVEVDWEKINAKIDMELQKEAARPGAKPYNG
- the LOC136920718 gene encoding intraflagellar transport protein 80 homolog isoform X3, encoding MRFKTHVLKESKHKDLVSCVGWTTADELYSSGDDHSILKWNLLSDETTQVAQLPAENFPTDINWFPRGGGGKKQSQSDLFVLTSTDGKFHLISRNGRIEKSVEAHRGAVLSGRWSFDGSAMVTVGEDGQVKIWSRSGMLRSTLVQAGTPVYSVAWSPDSDHILHTSGKQLVIKPLQAAAKPIQWKAHDGVVLKVDWNSINNIIISGGEDCKYKVWDSYGRLLYSSMLHEYPITSISWAPNGQLFAVGSFNTLRLCDKTGWSYSLEKPSTGSIFNIAWSSDGTQLAGACGNGQVFFAHVIERRLEWKNFEVTVTDKKSILVRDVTNNIKESLDFRDRIIKTSLAFNHLVVATTSQCYIYSVRNWNTPMIFDLKNGNITLIVQTEKQFLLVDDAGLQVYSYEGRLTCVPKYQNLRSDVLNEQTCAISNDTLAIKDRKDEKAIHLFETQTGKLVGSGQPLQHMLEVMEIALSQCGSTCDRQLAIIDKNRDLYITPIKHIGPAEKLVKLGTMITTIAWNDKTNMLAAFQDGRFIVWYYPSAVYVDQSILSKTLLEKDSSDFGKNPHIVSFLENHCTMRRADGSPCSTIISPYPSMLHKYASESKWDDAIRLCRFVKDTVLWACLATMAAHAKDLNTAETAYAAIDEADKVQYINHIKEIPSQEGRNAAMALFCRQPQEADTILLQAGLIYRAIQMNIDLFNWDRALELAVKHKTHVDTVLAYRQKYLDNFGRIEKSKRFLQYTQGVEVDWEKINAKIDMELQKEAARPGAKPYNG
- the LOC136920718 gene encoding intraflagellar transport protein 80 homolog isoform X4, with product MRFKTHVLKESKHKDLVSCVGWTTADELYSSGDDHSILKWNLLSDETTQVAQLPAENFPTDINWFPRGGGGKKQSQSDLFVLTSTDGKFHLISRNGRIEKSVEAHRGAVLSGRWSFDGSAMVTDGQVKIWSRSGMLRSTLVQAGTPVYSVAWSPDSDHILHTSGKQLVIKPLQAAAKPIQWKAHDGVVLKVDWNSINNIIISGGEDCKYKVWDSYGRLLYSSMLHEYPITSISWAPNGQLFAVGSFNTLRLCDKTGWSYSLEKPSTGSIFNIAWSSDGTQLAGACGNGQVFFAHVIERRLEWKNFEVTVTDKKSILVRDVTNNIKESLDFRDRIIKTSLAFNHLVVATTSQCYIYSVRNWNTPMIFDLKNGNITLIVQTEKQFLLVDDAGLQVYSYEGRLTCVPKYQNLRSDVLNEQTCAISNDTLAIKDRKDEKAIHLFETQTGKLVGSGQPLQHMLEVMEIALSQCGSTCDRQLAIIDKNRDLYITPIKHIGPAEKLVKLGTMITTIAWNDKTNMLAAFQDGRFIVWYYPSAVYVDQSILSKTLLEKDSSDFGKNPHIVSFLENHCTMRRADGSPCSTIISPYPSMLHKYASESKWDDAIRLCRFVKDTVLWACLATMAAHAKDLNTAETAYAAIDEADKVQYINHIKEIPSQEGRNAAMALFCRQPQEADTILLQAGLIYRAIQMNIDLFNWDRALELAVKHKTHVDTVLAYRQKYLDNFGRIEKSKRFLQYTQGVEVDWEKINAKIDMELQKEAARPGAKPYNG